The following proteins are co-located in the Lentibacillus sp. JNUCC-1 genome:
- a CDS encoding YppG family protein: protein MMFPVQQRRMERNRPMPIRPGFPQNNPSGAPRRPFAKPPAQPPYPANPFARPPVQNPPFPGSQSYGGGETGQFPGKKSVANLTAMFQTPDGQFDIEKIATTAQSINKIYNDVSPMISGFLKNRK from the coding sequence ATGATGTTTCCCGTTCAGCAGAGACGTATGGAGCGAAACAGACCGATGCCTATTCGGCCTGGATTTCCCCAAAACAATCCCAGTGGCGCTCCCCGCAGGCCCTTTGCAAAACCTCCAGCACAACCACCGTACCCAGCCAACCCATTTGCCAGACCGCCTGTTCAAAATCCGCCATTCCCAGGAAGCCAAAGTTATGGTGGCGGTGAAACAGGTCAGTTTCCCGGCAAAAAGAGTGTTGCCAATCTGACAGCGATGTTCCAAACACCAGATGGCCAGTTTGATATTGAAAAGATTGCAACAACTGCTCAGAGCATTAACAAAATATACAATGATGTCAGTCCAATGATTTCTGGATTTTTGAAGAACAGAAAATAA
- a CDS encoding sensor histidine kinase — MQKQRWYHIVPKNTGLSIYAWVAFCILPFYFVFKTASVPGIIFGLTMIMLFFTAYRLSFVSTGWPVYTSVAIEMFINILMTVILGYVYFALLLAFYIGNLPKKSAFISLYVIHLTTTLAAASLGFFTQTDVFLSQLPFIVISLIGVIFLPVNLYSRAKREELENELRSAKEKLSDLVVLEERHRIARDLHDTLGQKLSLIRLKSELADKTIHSNPERAQEELTDINETARIALKEVREMVSDMRNVRLHEEILRVQAMLKAAEITWEIQGETELRHTPMLAENVLTMCLKEAVTNVVKHSEASHCQIAIYQTIDEVKLLITDDGKSFKYEDASIKHNGLRGMRERLEFVNGTLDITTEKGTTLSIRIPNVVKHIT; from the coding sequence ATGCAAAAACAGAGATGGTATCATATTGTTCCGAAAAACACAGGTCTCAGTATTTATGCATGGGTTGCGTTTTGTATTTTGCCTTTTTATTTTGTATTTAAGACTGCCTCAGTACCAGGGATTATTTTTGGGTTGACCATGATTATGTTGTTTTTCACTGCTTATCGGTTGTCATTTGTTTCCACTGGTTGGCCTGTTTATACGTCTGTAGCGATTGAAATGTTTATTAATATATTAATGACTGTAATACTGGGGTATGTTTATTTTGCTTTGTTGTTGGCGTTTTACATTGGTAATCTTCCTAAGAAATCAGCTTTTATTTCTTTGTATGTGATCCATCTGACGACAACACTTGCAGCAGCAAGCCTCGGTTTCTTCACACAGACTGATGTTTTTTTGTCACAACTGCCGTTTATTGTGATTAGTCTCATCGGTGTTATATTTTTGCCGGTTAATTTATATAGCCGTGCAAAACGTGAAGAGCTGGAAAATGAGTTGCGGTCTGCAAAGGAAAAACTATCTGACTTGGTCGTACTGGAGGAGAGACACCGGATCGCTAGAGACCTTCATGATACATTGGGTCAGAAACTGTCACTCATCAGATTAAAAAGCGAGCTTGCAGATAAAACGATTCATTCGAATCCCGAACGGGCTCAAGAAGAGTTAACAGACATTAATGAAACAGCTCGGATTGCACTTAAAGAGGTACGAGAGATGGTTTCTGACATGAGAAACGTCAGACTGCACGAAGAAATACTTCGGGTACAAGCGATGCTGAAAGCCGCAGAGATTACATGGGAGATTCAAGGAGAAACAGAGTTGAGGCATACACCGATGCTTGCAGAAAATGTTCTTACCATGTGTTTGAAGGAAGCTGTAACAAACGTTGTTAAACACAGCGAAGCCAGTCACTGCCAGATCGCGATTTATCAGACCATTGATGAGGTAAAGCTTCTCATTACCGATGATGGCAAAAGTTTTAAGTATGAAGATGCTTCTATCAAACATAATGGGCTCAGAGGCATGAGAGAAAGACTTGAGTTTGTGAATGGTACACTTGATATTACGACAGAAAAAGGGACCACCTTGAGTATTCGAATTCCGAATGTGGTCAAACACATAACATAG
- a CDS encoding Hsp20/alpha crystallin family protein: MKWKKDPFPNGFDVDLTPFREFMNRVDHVFQGSFKQMSSMFDLKPFWVDVEEKKDVFVITAYLEKIKQEQIHLEIIGHNLNIIVNTKTNHEVYNEEENMFEQKTNTHQMSRVVRLPFPIPRSKTKARLKAEQLVITIPKPTSEKITIEEDG; the protein is encoded by the coding sequence ATGAAATGGAAAAAAGATCCTTTTCCAAACGGATTTGACGTTGACTTAACCCCTTTTCGCGAATTCATGAATCGAGTGGATCATGTGTTTCAAGGTTCATTTAAACAAATGAGTTCCATGTTTGACTTAAAACCTTTCTGGGTTGATGTTGAAGAAAAGAAAGACGTTTTTGTCATTACGGCATATCTGGAGAAGATAAAACAGGAACAAATTCATCTCGAAATCATAGGTCACAATCTAAATATAATAGTGAATACAAAAACGAATCATGAAGTTTATAATGAAGAAGAAAATATGTTTGAACAAAAAACAAATACGCATCAAATGAGCCGTGTTGTGCGTTTACCCTTCCCAATCCCTCGATCAAAAACAAAGGCCCGATTGAAGGCAGAACAGCTCGTCATCACAATCCCTAAACCAACTTCAGAGAAAATTACAATTGAGGAAGATGGATAA
- a CDS encoding DUF4396 domain-containing protein, which yields MNAVWIINGWFFGPFAIWSYFKWGRLKAKDFQGDDTRGFGSKVFMSTSHCSAGCTFGDAVGVPIVAITRLTIFGMTLFAHYVVEFILAYLFGILFQFFAVYPMNKKNGKIATLKNAIKADTLSLIAFEIGMFGWMAIVHFLLFTEPPKPNEATYWFMMQIAMILGFLTSYPANWWLVRRGIKEAM from the coding sequence ATGAATGCTGTCTGGATCATTAATGGATGGTTCTTTGGACCGTTTGCCATATGGTCTTATTTTAAATGGGGCCGTTTGAAAGCAAAAGACTTTCAAGGCGACGATACACGTGGATTTGGTTCTAAAGTGTTCATGTCGACCTCTCATTGTTCAGCAGGATGCACTTTCGGGGATGCAGTCGGAGTGCCAATCGTTGCGATCACACGGCTTACGATCTTCGGCATGACTTTATTCGCCCATTATGTGGTAGAATTTATTCTTGCATATTTATTCGGGATCTTATTCCAATTTTTCGCCGTTTACCCCATGAATAAGAAAAATGGTAAAATTGCTACCTTAAAAAATGCCATCAAAGCTGATACCTTGTCACTGATAGCATTTGAAATCGGGATGTTTGGCTGGATGGCTATTGTTCATTTTCTGTTATTCACCGAACCACCTAAACCCAATGAAGCAACGTATTGGTTTATGATGCAAATCGCTATGATTTTAGGATTCCTCACCAGCTATCCAGCAAATTGGTGGCTCGTAAGGCGTGGGATTAAGGAAGCGATGTAA
- a CDS encoding fatty acid desaturase, whose product MSRKKQVELKKMAAPFAKSDTRASVYQLINTILPFLFIWFLAYQSLSISFMLAIPFILLASGFVVRIFIIFHDCTHQSFFKGSQANRIVGTITGIITLFPFEKWKRNHAIHHATSGNLDKRGTGDVWVMTVDEYLNASFWGRMAYRLYRNPIIMFGFGPLYLYLISNRFNRVGAKRKERINTYVINLSVILIYSGLMLLIGWQAFLMIQLPIMFIAGALGIWLFYVQHQFEDSYFENEDEWSFVKAAVDGSSYYKLPKILQWLTGSIGFHHVHHLSPRVPNYNLEKVHESTPPLQQATTITLLSSLKALRFRLYDEAHKTFVSFQEVKAIMKQKQLQLKLQKRITALQEK is encoded by the coding sequence TTGAGCCGTAAAAAACAAGTTGAATTAAAAAAAATGGCTGCTCCATTTGCAAAATCCGATACAAGAGCAAGTGTATACCAATTAATCAATACGATTTTGCCTTTCCTGTTCATTTGGTTCCTCGCTTATCAAAGTTTGTCCATATCATTTATGCTTGCAATCCCCTTCATACTTCTCGCTTCGGGATTTGTCGTGCGGATTTTCATTATATTTCATGATTGTACACATCAATCTTTCTTTAAAGGTAGCCAAGCCAACCGAATTGTTGGTACAATTACAGGGATTATAACGTTGTTTCCCTTTGAAAAGTGGAAGAGAAATCATGCCATTCACCATGCAACGAGCGGAAACCTCGATAAGCGGGGTACGGGTGACGTTTGGGTCATGACAGTAGATGAATACTTAAATGCATCGTTTTGGGGACGGATGGCATACAGGTTATACAGAAATCCGATCATCATGTTCGGTTTTGGTCCATTGTACCTGTATCTCATATCTAATCGATTTAACCGGGTGGGTGCAAAACGCAAAGAACGGATCAATACGTATGTGATTAATCTGTCTGTCATATTGATTTATTCGGGGTTAATGTTGTTGATCGGCTGGCAGGCATTCTTAATGATCCAGCTTCCCATCATGTTTATAGCTGGAGCACTTGGAATTTGGCTGTTTTATGTTCAACATCAGTTTGAAGATTCCTATTTTGAGAATGAGGATGAGTGGAGTTTTGTAAAGGCTGCGGTAGACGGAAGCTCTTATTATAAACTGCCAAAAATACTGCAATGGCTGACTGGGAGCATTGGTTTCCATCATGTTCATCATCTGAGCCCGCGTGTACCGAATTACAATCTTGAGAAGGTGCATGAATCAACCCCGCCATTACAGCAGGCGACGACCATCACGCTGCTCTCAAGCCTTAAAGCTCTTCGCTTTAGATTGTATGATGAAGCCCATAAAACGTTTGTCAGTTTTCAAGAAGTTAAAGCAATTATGAAACAGAAACAACTGCAATTAAAATTGCAAAAAAGAATAACTGCGCTGCAAGAGAAATAA
- a CDS encoding cytochrome c oxidase subunit I, translating to MYIPFFEKHVPSDVIAAWVSVIIIGIVLATYVIKQNKWSVIWEYMRTTHHRKVGTLYMIFGFLFFLRAGVDALLIRSQLALPQNEFWLFQFQKYNEVFTTHGTMMIFFAATPMLLGLMNVAVPLQIGARDLAFPFLNAVGFWLFFAGGMLFNLAFFFDSAPAIGWTGYAPLSTSLFTPDVNSDYYVFGVQISGLGTIFTALNIIVTIFRHRAPGMKLMRMPLFTWASLITSFLILVAFTVLAIGLYLLMFDRMFDTKFFNGPDGDPIFWQHLFWIFGHPEVYILALPAFGLFSDIITTFSKKRIFGYPAMVISIGTIAFLAFTVWVHHMFTVGLGPLVNTVFALTTMAIAVPTGVKVFNWLFTMRGGVLRMTTPMLFSLGFIPSFVMGGVTGVMLSVSAADFQFHDSHFVVAHFHYVILASTILGIFAGIYYYFPKITGYQLNEKLGKWHFWLFLIGYHLTFFPMHITGMNGMPRRTFTYDVGEGLTATNFISTIGAFLMGIGVAVMFYNLFITIRKKERVGSDPWDGRTLEWTVASPAPEDSFQPMPIVKEMDPYWYAKQRGEDLETTDEKLASPISRDSIIPFIMANLLAVLSFGLMYGWIWLAVLAGAGVFMCFIIRAFRDEREQYYGKGEDGHESV from the coding sequence ATGTATATACCCTTTTTTGAAAAACATGTCCCATCTGACGTTATAGCCGCCTGGGTATCTGTGATTATTATTGGCATTGTCTTGGCTACATACGTCATTAAGCAAAATAAGTGGTCTGTCATTTGGGAATATATGCGCACAACTCACCACCGTAAAGTGGGAACACTCTATATGATTTTTGGTTTTCTGTTTTTTCTCAGGGCAGGTGTAGATGCGTTATTAATTCGCTCACAGCTTGCTTTGCCGCAAAACGAATTTTGGTTATTTCAATTCCAGAAATATAATGAGGTGTTCACCACACATGGCACCATGATGATTTTTTTTGCAGCAACTCCTATGCTGTTAGGCCTGATGAACGTCGCTGTCCCATTACAAATCGGAGCGAGAGATCTAGCGTTTCCATTTCTGAATGCGGTCGGGTTTTGGCTGTTTTTCGCCGGGGGAATGCTCTTTAATCTAGCTTTCTTTTTTGATAGTGCTCCGGCGATTGGCTGGACAGGCTATGCGCCGTTGTCTACATCGTTATTTACACCAGATGTCAATTCTGACTACTATGTATTTGGGGTACAGATATCGGGGCTTGGTACGATATTCACAGCATTGAATATAATTGTAACGATATTCAGACACCGGGCTCCAGGCATGAAACTAATGAGAATGCCACTGTTTACGTGGGCAAGTCTGATTACATCGTTTTTAATCCTTGTGGCTTTTACAGTGCTTGCTATCGGTTTATATCTGTTAATGTTTGATCGAATGTTCGACACGAAGTTTTTCAACGGCCCTGATGGTGATCCGATATTCTGGCAGCATTTATTCTGGATTTTCGGGCATCCGGAAGTATACATCCTGGCACTGCCGGCATTCGGACTATTCTCTGATATTATAACCACATTTTCCAAGAAAAGAATATTCGGCTATCCGGCTATGGTAATCTCAATTGGCACAATCGCATTTCTCGCGTTTACAGTTTGGGTACACCATATGTTTACAGTCGGTCTCGGCCCGCTGGTTAATACAGTATTTGCCTTAACGACGATGGCCATCGCTGTCCCGACAGGCGTAAAAGTATTTAACTGGTTGTTTACAATGCGAGGCGGGGTATTGCGAATGACAACCCCGATGTTATTTTCACTCGGGTTTATACCTTCATTCGTCATGGGAGGTGTGACCGGCGTTATGCTTTCGGTATCAGCTGCCGATTTCCAGTTCCATGATTCACACTTTGTGGTGGCTCACTTTCATTACGTTATTTTAGCGTCAACGATATTAGGGATATTTGCAGGGATTTATTACTACTTCCCTAAGATTACGGGATACCAATTAAATGAAAAACTTGGGAAATGGCATTTCTGGCTGTTTTTAATTGGATATCATCTGACATTTTTCCCAATGCATATTACCGGCATGAATGGGATGCCACGGAGAACATTCACATATGACGTTGGGGAAGGTTTAACGGCCACTAACTTCATCAGTACAATCGGTGCATTTCTCATGGGAATCGGGGTCGCAGTGATGTTCTACAATCTGTTTATAACCATACGAAAAAAAGAACGTGTCGGTTCTGATCCGTGGGACGGAAGGACACTGGAATGGACTGTTGCTTCACCAGCACCAGAAGATTCTTTTCAGCCCATGCCGATTGTAAAAGAGATGGACCCCTATTGGTACGCGAAACAACGGGGAGAGGACTTGGAAACAACTGATGAAAAATTGGCATCCCCTATTTCCAGAGACTCAATTATTCCGTTTATTATGGCCAACCTGCTAGCGGTCCTTTCATTCGGTTTAATGTATGGCTGGATCTGGCTTGCTGTACTTGCAGGTGCAGGTGTGTTCATGTGCTTTATCATTAGAGCCTTTCGTGATGAGCGGGAACAATACTACGGAAAGGGGGAAGATGGCCATGAATCAGTATGA
- a CDS encoding response regulator transcription factor, with amino-acid sequence MIRIVIAEDQRMLLGALAALLDLEEDIEVVGKAGNGEDALKLVKQYEPDVCIMDIEMPIKSGLDAAEELKDHPCKIVVLTTFARGGYFERARQAGVNGYLLKDSSSDELAESIRKIMSGRRVYAPELIDMAFDPKTPLTEREEEVLYLIAEGKKTKNIAHSLHLTNGTVRNYVSTILDKLEVDTRIEAVSLYKEKGWFRK; translated from the coding sequence GTGATTCGGATTGTAATTGCTGAAGATCAGCGCATGCTGCTGGGGGCGTTGGCTGCTTTACTTGATCTTGAAGAAGACATTGAGGTAGTCGGGAAAGCTGGTAATGGAGAGGATGCACTGAAACTGGTCAAACAGTATGAGCCGGATGTTTGTATCATGGATATTGAAATGCCCATCAAAAGCGGTTTGGATGCAGCGGAGGAATTAAAAGACCACCCGTGCAAAATTGTTGTGTTGACCACTTTTGCACGTGGCGGCTATTTTGAACGGGCTCGGCAAGCTGGAGTGAATGGATATTTATTGAAAGACAGTTCAAGTGATGAATTAGCAGAATCCATAAGAAAGATTATGAGTGGCAGGCGTGTGTATGCACCCGAACTGATTGATATGGCCTTTGACCCAAAGACACCCTTAACCGAACGCGAGGAAGAAGTTTTATATTTAATTGCAGAAGGAAAAAAAACAAAAAACATAGCTCATTCCCTTCATTTAACGAATGGAACAGTGAGAAACTATGTATCAACCATTCTTGATAAACTGGAAGTGGATACACGTATTGAAGCTGTTTCTCTCTATAAAGAAAAAGGATGGTTTCGAAAATAA
- the coxB gene encoding cytochrome c oxidase subunit II gives MKRLMLLSFVFLLSGCSDIAVLNPKSVTGQEQAYLIWLSLGIMTLVILVVFVLFAWFTFKYRYTKNKDGFVPTDVKGNLKLELTWTIIPFVLLAILAVPTIMTTYDHSPELQADNREGADKEGTHINVTGQQFTWTFEYENGKTVHDELIIPEDETIVFHITSKDVIHSFWIPELAGKVDAVPGRVYTYEIKDAERGTYRGKCAEYCGIQHTNMVFNTEVVSKSDYEDYLKKPDNQDD, from the coding sequence TTGAAGCGCTTGATGTTATTGTCATTTGTTTTTTTGCTCTCGGGATGTAGCGATATCGCTGTGTTAAATCCGAAAAGTGTAACTGGACAGGAACAAGCTTATTTAATCTGGTTAAGCCTTGGGATTATGACCTTGGTCATACTCGTCGTATTTGTTTTATTTGCATGGTTTACGTTTAAATATCGCTACACTAAAAACAAAGACGGTTTTGTCCCGACTGATGTAAAAGGGAATTTAAAACTAGAATTGACTTGGACGATTATTCCGTTTGTTTTACTTGCTATTTTAGCCGTGCCTACGATTATGACGACATATGATCATTCACCTGAATTGCAAGCTGATAATCGTGAAGGTGCAGATAAAGAAGGTACTCATATTAATGTAACAGGTCAACAATTCACTTGGACATTTGAATATGAGAATGGAAAAACGGTTCATGATGAATTGATTATCCCCGAAGACGAAACAATTGTTTTTCATATAACCTCAAAAGACGTGATTCATTCTTTTTGGATTCCAGAATTGGCTGGCAAAGTTGACGCTGTCCCGGGCAGGGTCTACACCTATGAAATTAAGGATGCAGAAAGAGGCACTTATAGAGGTAAATGTGCAGAGTATTGTGGGATACAGCATACCAATATGGTTTTTAACACAGAAGTGGTTTCAAAATCTGATTATGAGGACTACTTAAAAAAACCAGATAACCAGGACGACTAA
- a CDS encoding c-type cytochrome, which translates to MSCHGDGGLAPNSPMVGITKKFPIMRRGEFTTIEDRINGCFVRSMNGEKLDKDSREMKAMVAYFEFISKDVESEDDITWRMSNDKKKVPEPDVANGAELFTKKNCIACHATDGSGTSDHTGPQLWGDGSFNEAAGMTKIEKASGFIQNNMPKGKEGSLTDQEAADLAAFVLSHERPLGGDKVGDYHLKSKRTYITKERREQIRNGTFDWTQLDVIIPKDQNKDDKKGKAKNQNN; encoded by the coding sequence ATGAGTTGCCACGGTGATGGCGGTCTTGCTCCGAATTCTCCAATGGTCGGCATTACCAAAAAGTTTCCGATTATGCGCAGGGGCGAGTTTACAACTATAGAAGACCGAATTAACGGCTGTTTTGTTAGAAGCATGAATGGGGAAAAGCTTGATAAGGACAGCCGTGAGATGAAAGCAATGGTCGCTTATTTTGAATTTATATCCAAAGATGTCGAATCAGAGGATGATATAACATGGCGTATGAGCAATGATAAGAAAAAGGTTCCAGAGCCTGACGTTGCAAACGGGGCAGAGTTATTCACAAAAAAGAATTGCATCGCATGTCATGCTACAGATGGTTCGGGTACAAGTGACCATACGGGCCCGCAATTATGGGGAGATGGATCCTTTAATGAAGCTGCTGGGATGACGAAGATTGAGAAAGCATCCGGGTTTATCCAAAATAACATGCCTAAAGGAAAGGAAGGAAGCTTAACAGATCAAGAAGCAGCGGACCTTGCAGCATTTGTTTTATCACACGAACGGCCGCTGGGTGGAGATAAAGTTGGTGATTACCACCTTAAATCCAAACGCACATACATTACAAAAGAACGTCGCGAACAAATTAGGAACGGCACCTTCGACTGGACCCAACTCGACGTGATCATTCCTAAAGATCAGAACAAAGACGATAAAAAAGGTAAAGCTAAAAACCAAAATAACTAA
- a CDS encoding DUF2268 domain-containing protein, whose product MGVIRTDLWLEKSEDVMYWCKRLEKYFPEASAVDIYKHLHAHGLYAPSSRNPETPVPQLDKRIWYTVKAEKLKLKKSWQVPKVPVFILPADTENHQLQRDYNGKAGLSFYDKLFLFVSAHHDEHEIRSVFIHEYNHVARLNHYHKTEDEISFIDSVIMEGLAEYAVYDLLGKENTANWTNYYNAKEISYIIEKFIRPYQTLKRSHPLHDRILYGQQRYPAMAGYAAGYHMVKSYVKQTATTWPELLETPSENIASLAQN is encoded by the coding sequence ATGGGAGTTATAAGAACAGATTTATGGTTGGAGAAAAGTGAGGATGTAATGTACTGGTGCAAACGGTTGGAAAAATATTTCCCTGAGGCCAGTGCTGTAGACATCTATAAACACTTGCATGCCCATGGATTATATGCACCATCTTCCCGTAACCCGGAAACGCCTGTACCGCAACTGGATAAACGGATATGGTATACCGTCAAAGCTGAGAAATTGAAATTAAAAAAGTCATGGCAAGTGCCGAAAGTCCCCGTTTTCATTTTACCGGCTGATACAGAAAACCATCAGCTTCAAAGGGATTACAACGGTAAAGCAGGGCTTTCATTTTATGACAAACTGTTTTTATTTGTCTCTGCACATCATGATGAACATGAGATCAGGTCCGTATTCATTCATGAATATAACCATGTGGCCCGACTCAATCATTATCATAAGACAGAGGACGAAATAAGTTTTATTGATAGTGTAATCATGGAGGGGCTTGCGGAATACGCTGTTTATGATCTTTTGGGAAAGGAAAACACTGCAAATTGGACAAATTATTACAATGCCAAAGAAATCAGCTATATTATCGAAAAGTTTATTAGACCTTATCAAACTTTAAAACGGAGCCACCCTTTACATGACCGCATCTTATATGGACAACAACGGTATCCGGCTATGGCAGGCTATGCAGCTGGTTATCATATGGTCAAATCTTATGTTAAGCAAACAGCAACAACTTGGCCGGAACTTCTCGAGACGCCATCAGAAAACATCGCCAGTCTGGCACAAAACTGA
- the lepB gene encoding signal peptidase I: MENTITETTNSQAASKQTIKSLFNWLGFILFLAILFFTVRFAIGIIIVEGDSMAPTIGSGDVFLSNNVLYDLDRHDVIVFQDEKGFDVIKRVIALPGETVEITSGTIYVNGTPMDVSSTKGIPKDMLSVTVQENAYFVIGDNRDPGESLDSRDPSIGSIPENRIKGEVVWSIKPFGKLP; the protein is encoded by the coding sequence ATGGAAAACACAATAACCGAAACCACAAATTCACAAGCTGCTTCCAAACAAACTATAAAAAGTTTATTTAATTGGCTTGGCTTTATCCTATTTCTGGCTATTCTATTTTTCACAGTTCGATTTGCCATAGGGATCATTATTGTTGAAGGGGATTCAATGGCTCCGACGATCGGTAGTGGAGATGTGTTTTTATCGAACAACGTACTGTATGACCTTGATCGCCATGACGTCATTGTTTTTCAAGATGAGAAGGGGTTTGATGTCATTAAGAGAGTGATCGCACTTCCTGGTGAGACAGTGGAAATCACTTCTGGAACGATTTATGTAAATGGAACCCCAATGGATGTCTCCTCCACGAAGGGCATCCCTAAAGATATGTTGTCTGTAACTGTTCAGGAAAACGCCTATTTCGTCATTGGTGACAACCGTGATCCAGGTGAAAGCCTTGACAGCCGCGATCCTTCTATTGGGTCAATTCCCGAAAACCGTATCAAGGGTGAGGTTGTATGGTCGATTAAACCATTTGGCAAACTGCCATGA
- a CDS encoding YIEGIA domain-containing protein, with the protein MEDQPMLSGEDLGVIIVAVLAGTMARIWVLKEDYRQYPSYPNGYLIHIITGFVAAALGAVAVPALMSMNFVAVIFLTLALQQFRDVRKMEKDSLSDLENTEYTYRGDAYIDGIAKTFEARNYIAFITALAASIVISSLHFNMWLNNVIGIVAAICVAGGLKYFTKGKTIGDIAVVREGGIEIKGASLYVDGIFVSNLLGTENAKDLFQAEGMAVVIEPNENHFRINLDNFGQRQAALFEVTRALGNKRYNFTRKDYVDGRIVIALIPIKQDIDAFIEAVKQCPLLESAKKAHSVMNKAKGGRA; encoded by the coding sequence ATGGAAGACCAGCCTATGCTTTCTGGAGAAGATTTAGGGGTTATCATTGTGGCTGTTTTGGCGGGGACAATGGCTAGAATTTGGGTTTTAAAAGAAGATTACCGACAATATCCCAGCTATCCCAATGGGTACCTGATTCATATTATTACCGGTTTTGTGGCAGCAGCACTTGGTGCCGTGGCTGTCCCTGCCTTAATGAGCATGAACTTCGTTGCGGTAATATTTCTGACGCTTGCCCTTCAGCAATTCAGAGATGTCCGTAAAATGGAGAAAGACAGTCTCAGCGATTTGGAAAACACAGAATATACATACCGAGGTGATGCTTATATTGACGGGATCGCCAAAACATTCGAGGCGCGTAATTACATCGCTTTTATAACTGCCTTGGCTGCTTCAATCGTCATAAGCTCTTTGCATTTCAATATGTGGCTGAATAATGTCATCGGTATTGTTGCTGCGATTTGTGTGGCAGGCGGATTGAAATACTTCACCAAAGGAAAGACCATTGGAGATATTGCAGTAGTTCGTGAAGGCGGAATTGAAATCAAGGGGGCAAGCTTGTATGTGGATGGGATTTTCGTCAGTAATTTATTAGGCACAGAGAATGCCAAAGATTTGTTTCAAGCTGAAGGCATGGCCGTAGTTATTGAACCCAATGAAAATCACTTTAGAATTAATCTGGATAACTTTGGACAGCGTCAGGCAGCCTTGTTTGAGGTAACTCGGGCACTTGGAAATAAACGGTATAATTTCACACGTAAGGATTATGTTGATGGGCGAATTGTTATTGCTCTTATCCCGATCAAGCAAGATATTGATGCATTTATTGAAGCAGTTAAACAGTGCCCATTGCTTGAAAGCGCCAAAAAAGCCCATAGTGTGATGAATAAAGCAAAAGGAGGTCGCGCCTGA
- a CDS encoding peptidylprolyl isomerase: protein MVRYQLRICKGILILGALLLLLAACGTSENEEEQQDQGENESTSGEKPTALIEMGNGETIKIELYPDIAPNTVANFVSLAEDGFYDGLIFHRVIPGFMIQGGDPEGNGTGGPGHSIKGEFSSNGFENDLSHERGVLSMARSGDPDSAGSQFFIMTETSTHLDGDYAAFGKVVEGMDTVDQIVSAERDERDKPLEDQRMKKVTINKNGNDIPKPDVK from the coding sequence ATGGTCAGGTATCAGTTGAGAATTTGTAAGGGGATTTTGATTTTGGGGGCCTTGCTTTTATTATTAGCAGCTTGTGGGACCTCTGAAAATGAAGAAGAACAACAGGATCAGGGTGAAAATGAATCAACCTCAGGCGAGAAACCCACGGCATTGATTGAGATGGGCAACGGGGAAACAATTAAGATCGAACTCTATCCAGACATTGCTCCTAACACGGTAGCCAATTTCGTGTCACTTGCGGAGGATGGCTTTTACGATGGCTTGATTTTTCACAGGGTTATTCCCGGATTCATGATCCAAGGAGGTGATCCGGAAGGGAACGGCACTGGGGGACCAGGCCATTCAATTAAAGGTGAATTCAGTTCCAATGGTTTTGAGAATGATCTTTCTCACGAGCGTGGTGTGCTGTCAATGGCCCGGTCGGGCGACCCAGACTCTGCTGGGTCACAATTTTTCATCATGACCGAAACTTCTACACATCTTGACGGTGACTATGCTGCTTTCGGGAAAGTTGTTGAAGGTATGGATACAGTTGACCAGATTGTTTCTGCTGAACGCGATGAACGGGACAAACCTCTGGAAGATCAACGTATGAAAAAAGTCACCATCAATAAGAATGGAAATGATATTCCGAAACCCGATGTCAAATAG
- a CDS encoding YjcZ family sporulation protein, which yields MSEAHGGYGGGFALIVVLFILLIIVGTAYVGGYGY from the coding sequence ATGAGTGAAGCACATGGAGGTTATGGCGGAGGTTTCGCCTTGATTGTAGTGTTGTTCATTTTACTGATCATCGTAGGCACGGCTTACGTTGGCGGTTATGGTTACTAA